The genome window GCCCCGGTCCGGAGCATTTCCGTTACCGGCGGCATGGAACCGATACGCTCCATGAGCCGGTCGATGAGCTGGTCATCGCCGGGGGGGAGCGCCTGGATCAGAAAGCCGCCGGCAGCGGCAACCGATCCGTCCTGCTCCACGTACACGCCGAGCCCTACGGCCGAGGGAATCTGCTCCGACTCAGCCAGGTACCAGGCCAGGTCCTCGGCGATCTCGCTGGTATGGAGCATGACCGTGCCGGTGTAGGGCTCCTTGAGGCCAAGATCCCGGCTGACGGTCAGAAATCCGGCCTTCCCCAGGGCTCCGGCCACGTCGAGTTTGCCGTCGTCCCGCAAAAGGTTCACTGCCGGATTCCTGACAAGCCCGCGCACGGCGCCGTTGGCGTCCGCCTCGACAATGATCTTGTGCAGGGGGCCGTTCCCCTCGAAGGTGAGGGCGATCCGTTGACCGGTCTTGAGGAGGGCTCCCATGAGCACGCCGCCGGTCAGGGCCCGCCCCAGGGCGGCCGAGGCCGTGGGCAGGGTGCCGTGGCGGCGGCATGCGTCGCCCACCAGGTGGGTGGTGACGCAGGCCAGGGCCCGGATGTTGCCTTCCCGGGTGACGATGCGGATGAGATAGTCGGTGATGGCCGAGTCAGTGCTGGTTCCCATTGTTCTATCCTTGCAGCCCCGTTTTCCAAAAAATGGTTAGTTAACCACAGGGGACCCGGAGGAAAATCTCTTTGGTTCCCCCTGTGATTTTCTCCGTGTCCTTGTGGTGAATGTGTTTGTGCCTGGCCTCACACGAGGCCCATCACGAAGTTGAAGGGGCTGGTCCCCGGCAGCTCGCCGCCCCGGGCAAAGGTGTCGAGGATTGGCCGCCACCGCTCCCGGGGCGCCTGGGACAGGTCCACGATGAAGGTGCCGCAGCCCGCCTCCTGGAGCTGCCCCCGGAAGTGGGTGATGGAGAAGCGGGTGGCTGGGGTAATCGTGGTGAGGTCTCCCCGGATCGTCACGTCGTACTCGTCGCCCCGGTCCGAGACGAGGGGGGCATCGTTCTTCACCCCGCGGATGGCGACGCGGGTGGTCATGGCCGGCACGCCGGCGTAGACCAGCACCCGCCGCTTTACCGGCACGGCGGCCCCCAGGAGCCGCGCCATGTTCTCGGCGTCGTCCTCGATGTAGAGCGTGGCGGTTGTGACCCCCAGTTCGTGCCAGGCAAGGATAGCCTGAGTGTTCAGCGAGAACAGGCGATAGTCGGTGGCACGCTCGGCGTCGCGCCCTTTAAGCAGGGCCGCGTGGGAGAGGTTGGACAGTTCGAAGCGCCGGAATCCGTGGGCCAGGATGACGTCCACCGCCTCCCGGTAGAAGGGGAGGTCGTCGTCGAACATGATGAACGGCAGGTGCCAGGTGATCCGCTCAGCGTCCCCCCGCAGCTTGCGGGCCGCGAGGGGCAGTTGGTGGATGTTGGCCCGGGAGACCGGAAGGATGATGCCGTCGACCCCCGGCTGCCGCAGGAGAGAGGCATCCCGCAGGTGCTCGATCCGCACGATGACCTCCGTCCTCGACTCCCGCCGCGGCTGTGCCGCCGGAACCAGGGCCGCCAGAGCCCGGCGCCGGGCCTCCGCCTGGCGGGTCCGGGCACCGGCCACGGCCTCCTCGGCCAGGAGCCGGTAGAATTCCCGGCGGATATCCTTGAGCCGGGCCGGCGGGATGAGGACGCGGGGGAAGCCGGGCGCGTCGAGGTTCCTCAGCTCGAAGGGGGTGTCGCCGGTGCGGGAGAACTGGGCCCGGAGCACGCCGGTCATGTCTTCGGTTCGGGCAGGTTCCAGGGCGCCCACGGGGAAGGCGGCCTCAATCCGACCCCCGGCGGCCTGGCCGGTCACCCGCAGGGTCTCCCCGTCCAGGGCGAGGGCCACATCGCAGGGAATAGCGCAGGGCTTCACCGAGGCCAGGCGCTTGAGGCAGGCATTTTCGCTCATGGTGAACGCGGTTTCGGACGAGACCTTGAAGACC of Geobacter anodireducens contains these proteins:
- a CDS encoding molecular chaperone Hsp33: MGTSTDSAITDYLIRIVTREGNIRALACVTTHLVGDACRRHGTLPTASAALGRALTGGVLMGALLKTGQRIALTFEGNGPLHKIIVEADANGAVRGLVRNPAVNLLRDDGKLDVAGALGKAGFLTVSRDLGLKEPYTGTVMLHTSEIAEDLAWYLAESEQIPSAVGLGVYVEQDGSVAAAGGFLIQALPPGDDQLIDRLMERIGSMPPVTEMLRTGATPEGLLEYLFEDIPFDILEKRTAALVCSCSRERIERVLLSLGSDELSSLIHDQGKASVGCEFCGEHYNFTREELERLRDSLTAA
- a CDS encoding peptidase U32 codes for the protein MLNSRESMKKPELLAPAGSLEAFFAAMEKGADAVYGGLRDFSARAKAKNFSISQMERMTTYAHSLGRKVYVTLNTLVKEAELPQLVETLAALEAMGTDGVILQDLGVARLIRDHFPGIPRHASTQMTIHNLAGVQVLGEMGFERVVLARELHLDDIRRICGSTPVEIECFIHGALCFAISGQCYFSSFLGGHSGNRGRCAQPCRRHYRYRAKDGYYFSTNDLSTVDLIPDLAAAGVASLKIEGRMKSAEYVASVVEAYRMVLDAPVRKRAEVTGRAKELLKLSFGRVPTKGFMGSRSPSDIAIPTLRGATGRFLGEITGVKGNRITFETKDPLFVGDRIRVQPKSDMAGRAFTVKELFAGQGKVKSVRGKSIVSVISPFPFKVGDAVFKVSSETAFTMSENACLKRLASVKPCAIPCDVALALDGETLRVTGQAAGGRIEAAFPVGALEPARTEDMTGVLRAQFSRTGDTPFELRNLDAPGFPRVLIPPARLKDIRREFYRLLAEEAVAGARTRQAEARRRALAALVPAAQPRRESRTEVIVRIEHLRDASLLRQPGVDGIILPVSRANIHQLPLAARKLRGDAERITWHLPFIMFDDDLPFYREAVDVILAHGFRRFELSNLSHAALLKGRDAERATDYRLFSLNTQAILAWHELGVTTATLYIEDDAENMARLLGAAVPVKRRVLVYAGVPAMTTRVAIRGVKNDAPLVSDRGDEYDVTIRGDLTTITPATRFSITHFRGQLQEAGCGTFIVDLSQAPRERWRPILDTFARGGELPGTSPFNFVMGLV